One window of Gloeothece citriformis PCC 7424 genomic DNA carries:
- a CDS encoding cation:proton antiporter subunit C, whose translation MLEAFILASILFGFLGIIFKKNLIMKIISMDVMSTGVIAYYVLVASREGLLTPIMNSNNGGDYADPVPQAVILTAIVIGFSIQALMLVAVMKLAKNNPTLETDQIEKNNTP comes from the coding sequence ATGTTAGAAGCCTTTATATTAGCTAGTATATTATTCGGATTTTTGGGCATTATTTTCAAAAAAAATCTCATTATGAAAATTATCTCTATGGACGTAATGAGTACAGGAGTGATCGCCTATTATGTGCTAGTTGCTTCACGAGAAGGATTGTTAACTCCGATTATGAACTCAAACAACGGAGGTGACTATGCTGATCCCGTTCCTCAAGCAGTAATTTTAACGGCGATTGTAATTGGCTTTTCTATTCAAGCATTAATGTTGGTTGCTGTGATGAAATTGGCCAAAAATAATCCTACTTTAGAAACTGATCAAATCGAGAAAAATAATACCCCATGA
- a CDS encoding Crp/Fnr family transcriptional regulator — MLQPVRTLEMFQKPPSPKTFYAGQAIFNEGDLGDVMYGIIQGEVQMSVNGKVVENLYQGDIFGIGALIHSDFQRTSTAIAVTDTILAFLDRRNFLYAVQETPMFAICVMKSYSNRFRQLKSLTCSQSNEFLP; from the coding sequence ATGTTACAACCAGTCAGAACCCTAGAAATGTTCCAAAAGCCTCCTTCTCCAAAAACTTTTTATGCCGGTCAGGCGATTTTTAACGAGGGTGATCTTGGAGATGTGATGTATGGAATCATTCAAGGAGAAGTCCAAATGTCCGTTAACGGCAAAGTTGTCGAGAATCTTTATCAAGGGGATATCTTTGGGATAGGAGCTTTAATTCATTCCGATTTTCAAAGAACCTCTACAGCGATCGCCGTGACGGATACTATTTTAGCATTTTTAGATCGACGCAATTTTTTGTATGCGGTTCAAGAAACTCCTATGTTTGCGATTTGTGTAATGAAAAGCTACTCAAATCGTTTTCGTCAATTAAAATCTCTTACTTGTAGTCAGTCAAACGAATTTCTTCCGTAA
- a CDS encoding heme-dependent oxidative N-demethylase family protein — protein MNQTKYLPKQIIQGKWKMTAGLAPLNLSEWIDIDENFISTVTLKAQLLKDKTTEVFTALPNTIEAQQEILELLLDHLLTYFPQYYLQQGTILKNLQTNQVFELNYYKDAPLTLALHLVAEDIFLLQPSEKGYILTAGVACFPFFWRLQDKIGLPIEQIHQPVPEYAGKLSKTVNLYFDHLLSTSPGYRIAWGIVPTPQLVLEQMQPPGWENTLTPSNIGERLWLRSEYQTFRRLPHSGGIVFTIRTFVNPLSTLKSMPSMAHNLATVIREMPPETQAYKKIQPFLNPLLNYLDSHPLGLI, from the coding sequence ATGAATCAAACTAAATATCTTCCTAAACAGATCATTCAAGGCAAATGGAAGATGACAGCCGGACTAGCTCCCCTAAATCTGTCAGAATGGATTGATATTGATGAAAATTTTATCTCTACTGTAACTCTCAAAGCTCAACTCCTTAAAGACAAAACAACAGAAGTTTTTACCGCTCTACCGAATACCATTGAAGCTCAACAAGAAATTTTAGAGTTATTATTAGACCATTTGCTGACATATTTTCCTCAATATTATTTACAGCAAGGTACAATTTTAAAAAATCTTCAAACTAACCAAGTTTTTGAGCTTAATTATTATAAAGATGCGCCACTAACTTTGGCATTACATTTAGTCGCTGAAGATATTTTTTTATTACAACCGAGTGAAAAAGGATATATCCTTACAGCCGGAGTGGCTTGTTTTCCCTTTTTTTGGCGATTACAAGACAAAATCGGGCTACCGATCGAACAAATACATCAACCTGTTCCCGAATACGCCGGAAAACTTTCAAAAACCGTCAATCTCTACTTTGATCATTTATTATCGACTTCTCCCGGTTATAGAATCGCTTGGGGAATTGTACCTACACCGCAATTAGTTCTCGAACAAATGCAACCCCCAGGTTGGGAAAACACTTTGACACCATCAAATATAGGAGAACGTTTATGGCTCAGGAGTGAGTATCAAACTTTCCGTCGATTACCTCATAGTGGTGGTATTGTGTTTACTATACGGACTTTTGTTAATCCTCTCTCAACTTTAAAATCAATGCCATCAATGGCGCATAATTTAGCCACAGTTATTCGAGAAATGCCTCCCGAAACCCAGGCATATAAAAAAATACAACCTTTTTTAAACCCACTGCTCAATTATCTTGACTCCCATCCGTTGGGACTCATCTAG
- a CDS encoding transposase has protein sequence MVEKLCLNAVITVDSFQVTKLLHSELNQGRIEQKKTAESLEVKARVKLFSSLKGGKYVFLKRENDLKESQREKLLIMKEASALIKVMHDMKEELVAKGEQQSACMKREGEKTIPTCIPLPLKKALEIYQ, from the coding sequence ATAGTAGAAAAATTATGTCTAAATGCTGTAATAACTGTCGATAGTTTTCAGGTAACAAAACTATTGCACAGTGAACTTAATCAAGGAAGAATTGAGCAAAAAAAAACAGCAGAGTCTTTAGAAGTAAAAGCTAGAGTCAAATTATTTTCAAGTTTAAAGGGAGGAAAATATGTATTCCTTAAAAGAGAAAATGACTTGAAAGAATCACAGAGAGAAAAGTTATTAATAATGAAAGAGGCTTCTGCTTTAATTAAAGTTATGCACGACATGAAAGAAGAATTAGTTGCTAAAGGAGAACAACAGTCTGCTTGTATGAAACGAGAGGGAGAGAAAACCATTCCCACTTGTATTCCTCTTCCTCTTAAAAAAGCTCTAGAAATTTATCAGTAA
- a CDS encoding GDSL-type esterase/lipase family protein, which yields MNQLNSSNLLIEAENLNLENYGIQTFSGASNGQLISLLNGKDSGTASTQFTGASGYYDILIGYYDEIDGKSLLQFKVNDETKDQWRADQQLDPQGFVATSKNFTDRLIRGISLKNGDTLTIKGFQDQQEYGRIDFMKLIPSEDIIIEAEKLELENYELQNFSVASNRQVVSLSNGKNNGSASTEFIGFAGSYNIIVGYYDEIDGESLFQFKVNDHIKDEWKADQQLDPQGFTPTSKNFTERLIQGISLKPGDILEIEGFRDQQEYARFDFIKIIPSQQIIIEGKENSNIIQGDENKSDTLDYSQLKNGIIGNLSTGEVIKPLYGISNGSKIMPLGDSITAGTGKYPVFGGYRIQLWNNFLTDNLTVDFVGSMSNGPDQIDKNHEGHGGWKINQINDLINEGILNTYQPQTILLMIGTNDILKTDNSVNQMVADLDKLINDITEKSPNCQLLIGSIAPISPSGRDPEKIGRISPYNANIQELVADKFNQGKKIAFVDIGGTLSEDDLSDGVHPNRKGYDKMGDLWYDSLVKKDNLFSIENITGTSFNDTLIGNNSANIITGGQGDDLLTGGEGADVFAYEKIGENFDTITDFTSGQDHLSFSTSGFRGGLVAGINLTTSISLTGVFVRGDSPTAIGSSANFLYNTNTGILSFDVDGNGTTIAKPIVYLEGAPLLNANDIMIV from the coding sequence ATGAATCAACTCAATAGCTCTAATTTATTGATCGAAGCAGAAAATTTAAATTTAGAAAATTATGGAATTCAAACCTTTTCAGGAGCTTCTAACGGTCAACTCATTTCTCTATTAAATGGAAAAGATAGCGGAACAGCTTCTACTCAATTCACGGGTGCTTCGGGATATTATGACATTTTAATTGGGTATTATGATGAAATTGATGGGAAATCTCTACTTCAGTTTAAAGTTAATGATGAGACTAAAGATCAATGGAGAGCCGATCAACAGCTAGATCCTCAAGGGTTTGTAGCTACGTCTAAAAATTTCACCGATCGCTTGATCCGAGGAATATCTCTAAAAAACGGTGATACGTTAACCATTAAAGGTTTTCAGGATCAACAAGAATATGGCAGAATTGATTTTATGAAATTAATTCCTTCAGAAGATATAATCATTGAAGCAGAAAAGTTAGAGTTAGAAAATTATGAACTCCAAAACTTTTCAGTAGCTTCTAATCGTCAGGTTGTGTCTTTATCAAACGGAAAAAATAACGGGAGTGCTTCTACTGAATTTATAGGTTTTGCAGGGTCTTATAATATTATTGTCGGTTATTATGATGAAATTGATGGGGAATCCCTATTTCAGTTTAAAGTTAACGATCACATTAAAGATGAATGGAAAGCCGATCAACAGTTAGATCCACAAGGGTTTACACCTACGTCTAAAAACTTTACCGAACGCTTAATCCAAGGAATATCTTTAAAACCCGGTGATATTTTAGAAATTGAAGGGTTTCGAGATCAACAAGAATACGCCAGATTCGACTTTATTAAAATAATTCCCTCACAACAGATCATTATTGAAGGAAAGGAAAATAGTAATATCATTCAAGGTGACGAAAATAAGAGTGATACCCTAGATTATTCTCAGTTAAAAAACGGTATCATCGGCAATTTAAGCACCGGTGAAGTTATCAAACCTTTATATGGAATTTCCAATGGCTCTAAAATTATGCCATTAGGAGATTCTATAACTGCGGGGACTGGCAAATATCCCGTTTTCGGAGGATATCGTATTCAACTCTGGAATAACTTTTTGACTGATAATTTAACCGTTGATTTTGTCGGATCAATGTCGAATGGCCCGGATCAAATAGATAAAAATCATGAAGGACACGGAGGCTGGAAAATTAATCAAATTAATGACCTAATTAATGAGGGAATACTTAATACTTATCAACCCCAGACTATTTTATTAATGATTGGCACAAATGATATTTTGAAAACTGATAATTCAGTCAACCAAATGGTTGCCGATCTGGATAAATTAATCAATGATATTACTGAAAAATCACCCAATTGTCAACTTTTAATAGGGTCAATTGCTCCGATTAGTCCGTCGGGTCGAGATCCCGAAAAAATTGGCAGAATTTCCCCTTATAATGCCAATATTCAGGAGCTTGTTGCTGACAAATTTAATCAAGGTAAAAAGATTGCTTTTGTGGATATAGGGGGAACTTTATCTGAGGATGATTTATCCGATGGGGTTCATCCCAATAGAAAAGGTTATGACAAAATGGGGGATTTATGGTATGATTCACTGGTTAAAAAAGATAACCTTTTTAGTATAGAAAATATTACAGGAACGTCTTTTAATGATACATTAATTGGCAATAATAGTGCCAACATAATTACTGGAGGACAAGGAGATGATCTCCTGACAGGTGGAGAAGGTGCGGATGTATTTGCCTATGAAAAAATAGGCGAAAACTTCGATACTATTACTGATTTTACATCAGGACAAGACCATCTCAGCTTTTCTACATCTGGTTTTAGGGGTGGATTAGTAGCTGGTATTAATTTAACCACGAGTATCTCTTTAACAGGAGTATTTGTTAGAGGAGACTCACCCACAGCCATTGGAAGTAGTGCCAATTTTCTCTACAATACTAATACAGGTATTTTAAGCTTTGATGTTGATGGCAATGGGACGACAATAGCTAAACCAATTGTTTATTTAGAAGGCGCACCGTTGCTGAATGCTAATGATATTATGATTGTCTGA
- a CDS encoding META domain-containing protein has protein sequence MIFKSNKISLIFLSFLLTLLNVNVANSSEQNFLSQQGIETGSNIINTKWQLVNYLTSAGNLSLPYSEHEPTLRFDSQRVSGTSGCNQFMGNYKLEQKNLSFQGFASTQKACFTEGLSAQEQDFLKALGQVASYELDNDLLQLKDSQGKNILTFQKIRPASLTQNLWQLQQYNNGRGGIVSLISGTEIILVIDDQGKLRGNAGCNQYQSQWKGTAENFQISPPISTKKFCNQPEGIMEQETAYLSSLEKVNSWEIEGSNLVLKDAEGNRLASYQATLFKD, from the coding sequence ATGATATTTAAATCCAATAAAATCTCTCTAATATTTTTATCTTTTTTATTAACTTTATTAAATGTTAATGTGGCTAATTCTTCTGAACAAAATTTTTTGAGTCAACAGGGTATTGAAACCGGCTCAAATATCATAAATACTAAATGGCAATTAGTCAATTACTTAACCTCTGCGGGAAACCTATCTTTACCCTATTCAGAGCATGAACCTACGTTAAGATTTGACTCCCAAAGGGTATCCGGAACATCGGGATGTAATCAATTCATGGGAAATTATAAGCTGGAACAGAAAAATCTATCTTTTCAAGGATTTGCTTCTACTCAAAAAGCGTGTTTTACTGAAGGATTATCAGCACAAGAGCAAGACTTTTTAAAAGCTTTAGGACAAGTTGCTTCTTATGAATTAGACAATGATTTGCTACAGTTAAAAGATTCACAGGGCAAAAATATCTTAACTTTTCAAAAAATTAGACCCGCTTCATTAACTCAAAATTTATGGCAATTACAACAGTATAATAATGGTCGTGGAGGAATTGTCTCTTTAATTTCAGGAACAGAAATTATCTTAGTCATCGATGACCAAGGAAAATTAAGAGGAAATGCCGGCTGTAATCAATATCAAAGTCAATGGAAAGGAACAGCAGAAAACTTTCAGATTTCTCCTCCAATTAGCACGAAAAAGTTTTGTAATCAACCTGAAGGAATAATGGAACAAGAAACAGCTTATTTATCTAGTTTGGAAAAAGTTAACTCTTGGGAAATTGAAGGAAGTAATTTAGTTTTAAAAGATGCTGAAGGAAATAGATTAGCGAGTTATCAAGCTACTCTTTTTAAAGATTAA
- the map gene encoding type I methionyl aminopeptidase, whose protein sequence is MRIITDLFFPEQKQTQSTPKPKKQQTTGLPPMKKSRRGIHIKSPQEIEIMRQSGKIVATVLKEISQMVEPGMTTADLDVYAEKRIREMGAIPSFKGYYGFPASICICINHEVVHGIPNPKKQIRSGDVLKVDTGAYYQGYHGDSCITIAVGNVSKGAKRLIQVAEESLYKGIEQVKAGNYLLDIAGAIEDHIKINKFTVVEDFTGHGVGQNLHEEPSVFNYRTNELPNVKLKAGMTLAIEPIVNAGSKHTRTLKDRWTVVTVDKSLSAQFEHTVLVTETGYEILTDRTHL, encoded by the coding sequence ATGAGAATTATTACCGATCTATTCTTTCCCGAACAAAAACAAACTCAATCAACCCCTAAACCCAAAAAACAGCAAACAACCGGACTTCCTCCGATGAAAAAATCTCGCCGAGGAATCCACATCAAATCCCCGCAAGAAATCGAAATCATGCGACAATCGGGAAAAATAGTCGCTACTGTCTTAAAAGAAATCTCTCAAATGGTTGAACCCGGAATGACAACCGCCGATCTCGATGTTTATGCCGAAAAACGCATCCGAGAAATGGGCGCAATTCCCAGTTTTAAAGGATATTATGGCTTTCCTGCCTCTATTTGTATTTGTATTAATCATGAAGTGGTTCACGGAATTCCCAACCCGAAAAAACAAATCCGCTCAGGGGATGTTTTAAAAGTTGATACAGGCGCTTATTATCAAGGTTATCATGGCGATTCTTGTATTACCATCGCCGTTGGCAACGTTTCTAAGGGAGCAAAACGATTAATTCAAGTGGCCGAAGAATCTTTATATAAAGGAATTGAACAAGTTAAAGCCGGAAATTATCTTTTAGATATCGCCGGAGCGATCGAAGACCATATTAAAATTAATAAATTTACGGTGGTTGAAGATTTTACCGGTCACGGAGTGGGTCAAAATCTTCATGAAGAACCCTCAGTCTTTAATTATCGTACCAATGAGCTACCCAATGTCAAACTAAAAGCAGGAATGACGTTAGCCATAGAACCTATTGTTAATGCCGGTTCTAAACATACCCGAACTCTTAAAGATCGTTGGACAGTCGTCACTGTAGATAAATCCCTTTCTGCTCAATTTGAGCATACCGTATTAGTTACTGAGACCGGATACGAAATTTTAACCGATCGCACTCATCTTTAA
- a CDS encoding cupredoxin domain-containing protein gives MKNQMGFKLELILVLVISFSLMWSLPALASTDTTQVKVSLGNSAGELKFFPNHFEFVAGQKYKLLLDNPSPTKHYFTSKDFADASWTQKVEAGKVEVKGAIHELELKPGAEAEWVFIPLKGGTYELHCSVSGHSEAGMIGDIVISAQ, from the coding sequence ATGAAAAATCAGATGGGGTTTAAATTAGAGTTAATTTTAGTCTTAGTGATTAGCTTTAGCTTAATGTGGAGTTTACCCGCTTTAGCTAGTACAGATACTACCCAAGTCAAAGTCAGTTTAGGGAACAGTGCCGGAGAATTAAAATTTTTTCCCAATCATTTTGAATTTGTGGCGGGACAAAAATATAAACTCTTGTTAGATAATCCCAGTCCAACGAAACATTATTTTACCTCTAAAGACTTTGCTGATGCCAGTTGGACTCAAAAAGTAGAAGCCGGTAAAGTAGAAGTTAAAGGGGCAATTCATGAATTAGAATTAAAACCTGGAGCGGAAGCCGAATGGGTTTTTATTCCTCTTAAAGGGGGAACTTATGAACTTCATTGTTCGGTTTCGGGTCATTCTGAAGCAGGAATGATAGGAGATATTGTCATCTCTGCTCAATAA
- a CDS encoding S-methyl-5'-thioadenosine phosphorylase → MDALKDVQEITLNTPFGSPSDAFIVGTLEGTTVAFLARHGRNHHLMPSELPFRANIHGMKQLGVEYLISASAVGSFQEAIKPLDMVVPDQFIDRTKNRISTFFGEGIVAHISFGDPVCPNLGKVLIDAVASLNLPDVTLHRNGTYVCMEGPAFSTKAESNLYRSWGASVIGMTNLPEAKLAREAEIAYATLALVTDYDCWHPDHDQVTVEMVIGNLHRNAINAQKVIQETVRRLAENPPLSAAHSALKYAILTSLDKVPPQTKEKLALLLQKYDQ, encoded by the coding sequence ATGGATGCTCTTAAAGATGTCCAAGAAATAACCCTGAATACCCCTTTTGGTTCTCCTTCGGATGCGTTCATTGTCGGCACATTAGAAGGTACAACGGTGGCTTTTTTGGCACGTCATGGCAGAAATCATCATTTAATGCCTTCTGAGTTACCCTTTCGGGCTAATATTCACGGGATGAAACAGTTAGGGGTAGAATACCTCATTTCTGCCTCTGCGGTAGGCTCGTTTCAAGAAGCGATAAAACCTCTCGATATGGTTGTTCCGGATCAATTTATCGATCGCACAAAAAACCGGATTTCTACCTTTTTTGGCGAGGGAATAGTCGCTCATATTAGCTTTGGCGATCCGGTTTGTCCTAATTTAGGGAAAGTTTTAATCGATGCTGTTGCCAGTTTAAACTTACCGGATGTCACCCTTCACCGCAACGGAACGTATGTCTGTATGGAAGGCCCCGCCTTTTCCACCAAAGCAGAATCTAATTTATATCGGAGTTGGGGCGCGTCTGTGATAGGAATGACCAATTTACCGGAAGCTAAATTAGCGAGAGAAGCAGAGATCGCTTATGCAACTTTAGCGTTAGTAACCGACTATGATTGTTGGCATCCGGATCACGATCAAGTCACCGTAGAGATGGTAATTGGAAATTTACATCGTAATGCAATTAATGCCCAAAAAGTGATACAAGAAACCGTGCGTCGTTTAGCAGAAAATCCCCCTCTCTCTGCTGCCCATTCTGCCTTAAAATATGCCATTCTTACCTCTTTAGATAAAGTTCCCCCCCAAACTAAAGAAAAATTGGCATTATTATTACAGAAATACGATCAATGA
- a CDS encoding reverse transcriptase N-terminal domain-containing protein, with amino-acid sequence MVRHKSNFSELWHKLPWKKFHRTLFRLQVRVFKAIRAGDNRRARNLQKLILKSRCARLLAIRQVTQLNPKVDEVTSLTFKQRLELEKVLNSQVNQWKHSKLREISIPKTDGTHSILKVGTIKDRAWQYLVKYAIEPAHEAKFHPRSYGFRRGRTAWDAQKFLFQNLNAQAKGIEKRILQLDLEKCFHRINHSTLMEKVIAPMSIKLGLWQSLKTGINPQFLGQGEGISPLLANITFDGIETIHQSLRYGNEMVFILDPSDAADQIIAQIEDFLGQIGLKIESNQIKLVSSTEGFDFLGWHFRVQSNGKFRSIPSADNFKTFRKKVKAIVNCSNYGASEKAKKLAPLIKGWRQYHQFCNLDGKFSLWHMNQRAWKVFNKEKNLNRHQVNDLIKKAFPKVKRQK; translated from the coding sequence ATGGTTAGACACAAAAGTAATTTTAGTGAACTTTGGCATAAACTCCCTTGGAAGAAATTTCATAGGACGCTATTCCGCCTACAAGTCAGAGTGTTCAAAGCTATTCGAGCAGGAGACAACAGACGAGCCAGAAATCTGCAAAAACTGATTCTAAAGTCCCGATGCGCCAGATTGTTAGCTATTCGGCAAGTTACCCAACTCAACCCCAAAGTGGACGAGGTTACATCCCTAACTTTCAAACAAAGGTTAGAACTTGAGAAAGTGTTAAACTCTCAGGTTAATCAATGGAAACACTCGAAATTGAGAGAAATATCTATTCCTAAAACGGATGGAACTCACAGCATTTTGAAAGTAGGGACAATAAAAGATCGGGCTTGGCAATATCTTGTCAAGTATGCCATCGAACCCGCCCATGAGGCAAAATTCCACCCCAGAAGCTACGGATTTCGACGGGGGCGAACCGCGTGGGATGCTCAGAAATTCCTATTTCAAAACCTAAACGCCCAAGCAAAAGGAATTGAGAAGAGAATCCTACAGCTAGACCTAGAAAAATGCTTCCACAGGATTAATCACTCTACCTTGATGGAAAAAGTCATCGCTCCAATGAGCATAAAATTGGGATTATGGCAATCCTTAAAAACCGGAATAAATCCGCAATTTTTAGGGCAAGGAGAGGGTATTAGTCCCCTATTAGCTAACATTACCTTCGATGGAATCGAAACTATTCACCAATCCCTCAGATATGGGAACGAGATGGTGTTTATTCTCGATCCATCTGATGCAGCAGACCAAATTATTGCCCAAATAGAAGACTTTTTAGGGCAAATAGGACTAAAGATTGAGTCAAATCAGATTAAGCTCGTTTCTTCGACAGAAGGCTTTGATTTTCTCGGCTGGCACTTCCGAGTGCAGAGCAACGGAAAATTTAGAAGTATTCCCAGTGCGGATAATTTTAAAACCTTCCGTAAGAAAGTAAAAGCCATCGTTAATTGCTCGAATTATGGAGCGTCAGAAAAGGCTAAGAAATTAGCCCCTTTAATCAAAGGATGGAGGCAATACCACCAATTCTGTAACCTAGACGGGAAATTTTCTCTATGGCACATGAACCAAAGAGCCTGGAAAGTTTTCAACAAGGAAAAGAATTTAAACCGCCATCAGGTCAATGATCTGATCAAAAAGGCATTCCCAAAAGTCAAACGTCAAAAGTAA